A single region of the Pseudomonas sp. GGS8 genome encodes:
- a CDS encoding fatty acid cis/trans isomerase — translation MSYRVVTSLLMLFLSGGAAAQGPDISYVRDIQPIFTEKCVACHACYDSACQLNLGSGEGATRGATKAPVYDGERSKAAAPTRLFYDAFGKRAWQQKGFYSVLDAQGSQAALMARMLELGHSTPLQPNAKLPEDIVLGLNRENMCAMPAEFSGYASSHPKEGMPLAVTGLTDQQYQTLQRWLASGAPIDQQGLVPSAKEALQVVQWENLLNAPGARESLVGRWLFEHWFLAHIYFKDGEPGHFFQWVRSRTPTGQPIDLINTRRPNDDPGTQIYYRLWPVQGVIVHKTHITYPLSAAKMARIKSLFYNGNWQVHALPGYGPERRANPFATFEAIPAQARYQFMLDNAEYFVRTFIRGPVCRGQIATDVIRDNFWALFQAPEHDLYITDPKYRGKATPLLAMPGQNDDVGSVLSLWRDYRNKRNEYEALRRDSYADLPAPSWSTLWAGNDNALLSIFRHFDSASVTKGLIGDVPQTMWLFDFPLLERTYYQLAVNFDVFGNVSHQAQTRLYFDLIRNGAEQNFLRLMPANSRDGYLDDWYQNSGKFKMWLDYEDIDNDKPTALTLDESDPKRDFAMQLLSRYGELNARPDPINRCDGAYCSRPNIDPALQNAEQALSRLTSRPAAGLKVIDQLPEATMLRIEAPSGKREVYSLLRNRAHSNVAFLLGESLRYQSGLDTLTIYPGVLSSYPNFMFNIPAGEVPAFVDEMENARDAASFEKIVERWGIRRSHPQFWQYFHDLSRYIHDTDPVEEGVLDMNRYENL, via the coding sequence ATGTCGTATCGCGTCGTCACCAGCCTATTGATGCTGTTTTTAAGCGGGGGCGCCGCTGCGCAAGGTCCGGATATTTCCTACGTTCGCGACATTCAACCGATCTTCACCGAAAAGTGCGTGGCCTGCCATGCCTGCTACGACTCCGCCTGTCAGCTCAACCTGGGCAGCGGCGAAGGGGCGACCCGAGGTGCAACGAAGGCGCCGGTCTATGACGGCGAACGCAGCAAGGCCGCCGCGCCGACCCGGTTGTTTTATGACGCCTTCGGCAAACGTGCCTGGCAGCAAAAGGGCTTCTATTCGGTGCTCGACGCCCAAGGCAGTCAGGCGGCACTGATGGCGCGCATGCTTGAGCTGGGCCACAGCACGCCGTTGCAACCCAACGCCAAGCTACCGGAAGACATCGTCCTGGGCCTGAACCGGGAAAACATGTGTGCCATGCCGGCAGAGTTCAGCGGCTACGCCAGTTCCCACCCGAAAGAGGGCATGCCGCTGGCAGTGACCGGCCTGACCGATCAGCAATACCAGACGTTGCAACGCTGGCTGGCCTCCGGCGCGCCGATCGACCAGCAGGGCCTGGTGCCCAGCGCCAAGGAAGCCTTGCAGGTGGTGCAGTGGGAAAACCTGCTCAATGCGCCAGGCGCCCGGGAGAGTCTGGTCGGGCGCTGGTTGTTCGAGCACTGGTTCTTGGCCCATATCTATTTCAAGGACGGCGAACCGGGGCATTTCTTTCAGTGGGTACGTTCGCGAACGCCGACGGGGCAGCCCATCGACCTGATCAACACCCGTCGGCCGAATGACGATCCGGGCACTCAGATCTACTACCGTCTGTGGCCGGTGCAAGGCGTGATCGTGCACAAGACCCACATCACCTACCCGCTGAGCGCGGCGAAGATGGCACGGATCAAGAGCCTGTTTTACAACGGTAACTGGCAGGTCCACGCATTGCCGGGCTACGGGCCGGAGCGGCGGGCCAATCCGTTTGCCACGTTCGAAGCGATCCCGGCTCAGGCGCGTTACCAATTCATGCTCGATAACGCCGAATACTTCGTGCGTACCTTTATTCGCGGCCCGGTCTGCCGGGGCCAGATCGCCACCGACGTGATTCGCGACAACTTCTGGGCACTGTTCCAGGCCCCGGAACATGACCTTTACATCACCGACCCGAAATATCGCGGCAAGGCTACGCCGTTGCTGGCGATGCCGGGGCAGAACGATGACGTCGGCAGCGTCCTGAGTCTGTGGCGCGACTACCGCAACAAGCGCAACGAATATGAGGCCCTGCGCCGGGATAGCTATGCCGACTTGCCGGCGCCGAGCTGGTCGACCCTGTGGGCCGGTAATGACAATGCGTTGCTGAGTATCTTCCGGCATTTCGACAGCGCCTCGGTGACCAAGGGCCTGATCGGTGATGTGCCGCAAACAATGTGGCTGTTCGATTTTCCGTTACTGGAGCGCACGTATTACCAGTTGGCGGTCAACTTCGATGTGTTCGGCAACGTGTCCCATCAGGCTCAGACCCGGCTGTACTTCGACCTGATCCGCAATGGCGCCGAGCAGAACTTCCTGCGCCTGATGCCGGCCAACTCACGGGACGGCTACCTCGACGATTGGTACCAGAACAGCGGCAAGTTCAAGATGTGGCTGGATTACGAGGACATCGACAACGACAAGCCGACGGCGCTGACGCTGGACGAAAGCGATCCGAAGCGCGACTTCGCCATGCAGTTGCTGTCCCGTTACGGCGAGCTCAATGCCAGGCCTGATCCGATCAACCGTTGCGACGGCGCTTACTGCTCGCGGCCGAACATCGATCCGGCGTTGCAGAACGCCGAGCAGGCTCTGAGCCGCCTGACGTCGCGCCCGGCCGCCGGTTTGAAAGTCATCGATCAGTTGCCGGAAGCCACGATGTTGCGGATCGAGGCCCCAAGCGGCAAGCGCGAGGTTTATAGCCTGCTGCGTAACCGAGCCCACAGCAACGTGGCGTTCCTGCTCGGGGAGTCGCTGCGTTATCAGTCGGGGCTCGACACGTTGACGATCTATCCCGGTGTTCTAAGCAGCTACCCGAACTTCATGTTCAACATCCCGGCCGGGGAAGTGCCAGCGTTCGTCGACGAGATGGAAAATGCGAGAGATGCTGCCAGCTTCGAGAAAATCGTCGAACGTTGGGGCATTCGTCGCAGTCATCCGCAGTTCTGGCAGTATTTCCATGATCTGAGCCGCTACATCCACGACACCGACCCGGTGGAAGAGGGCGTGCTGGACATGAATCGCTACGAGAATCTCTGA